A genomic window from Fusarium keratoplasticum isolate Fu6.1 chromosome 15, whole genome shotgun sequence includes:
- a CDS encoding Aldedh domain-containing protein, which translates to MASSLHITLPNGLEYSQPTGLFIDNEFMEASGDALTVINPATEEDIATFTGASGNDVNAAVAAARRAFEGPWSELPAAERGNLLMKLASLIDRDRELLASIDAMDNGKTFSAALNVDIAASHNVFKYYAGAADKLSGSTVETYPSKFAYVLREPLGVCGQIIPWYLAGTAIWNMHAKRCRNFPFMMLAWKVAPALACGNTIVLKPAEQTPLSALYFGKLVVEAGFPPGVVNIVPGLGSVTGKALAEHMDVDKIAFTGSTTTGRAIMRSAASNLKNITLECGGKNPSIVFDDADLDQAVKWCHVGIMDNQGQTCISTSRIYVQEGVYDRFVEKFAEVTRKHHLLGDPFDPNTWQGPQISKAQYEKVLSYIEEGKKSGARLVYGGATHGQKGYFIEPTAFADTTEDMKIVQEEIFGPVVAISKFKTFDEVLVKANNSCYGLSAAVFTENITKGHQMARRLQAGMVFLNSSGDTHYGVPFGGYKSSGIGRELGQYALDAYTQTKAVHVNLGN; encoded by the exons ATGGCTTCATCCCTCCATATCACCTTGCCCAATGGGCTTGAGTATTCTCAGCCAACCGGACTTTTCATCGATAATGAGTTCATGGAAGCATCTGGAGATGCGCTCACGGTCATCAATCCCGC CACCGAGGAAGACATCGCTACTTTCACAGGGGCGTCCGGTAACGATGTCaatgctgctgttgctgctgctcggcGGGCCTTTGAGGGTCCGTGGTCGGAGCTCCCGGCCGCTGAACGTGGGAATCTCCTCATGAAACTTGCGAGTCTCATTGACCGGGATCGTGAGCTTCTTGCGAGCATTGACGCGATGGACAATGGCAAG ACATTTTCTGCAGCTCTCAACGTAGACATCGCTGCCTCACACAACGTCTTCAAATATTATGCTGGCGCAGCAGACAAACTCAGCGGGAGCACGGTTGAAACGTATCCTTCCAAGTTTGCGTATGTACTGCGTGAGCCTCTTGGCGTCTGCGGACAGATTATTCCATGGTATCTTGCCGGCACTGCCATCTGGAATATGCATGCTAAGAGATGTAGGAATTTCCCCTTCATGATGTTGGCCTGGAAGGTCGCCCCTGCTCTTGCTTGTGGCAACACAATCGTCCTGAAGCCCGCCGAACAGACGCCCCTCTCTGCTCTGTATTTCGGCAAGCTAGTTGTTGAAGCTGGGTTCCCTCCTGGCGTTGTGAATATCGTGCCTGGTCTCGGAAGCGTTACCGGAAAAGCTCTCGCAGAGCATATGGATGTTGACAAGATCGCCTTTACAGGGAGTACCACCACTGGAAGAGCAATCATGCGCTCTGCTGCGTCTAACCTGAAGAACATCACCCTCGAGTGTGGTGGGAAGAACCCCAGCATCGTCTTTGACGATGCAGACCTAGATCAAGCTGTGAAATGGTGCCACGTGGGCATCATGGATAATCAAGGACAGACTTGTatctcgacctcgaggatTTATGTCCAAGAAGGTGTCTACGATCGCTTTGTTGAAAAGTTTGCCGAGGTCACGCGAAAGCATCACCTCCTTGGGGACCCCTTTGATCCAAACACCTGGCAGGGACCGCAGATCTCCAAGGCACAGTATGAGAAGGTGCTATCGTACATtgaagagggaaagaagagcGGTGCCCGCCTCGTCTACGGTGGTGCCACACATGGACAGAAGGGGTATTTTATCGAACCCACCGCTTTTGCTGAT ACGACTGAGGATATGAAGATTGTTCAGGAAGAGATTTTCGGCCCTGTtgtcgccatctccaagttcaagaccttcgatGAGGTCCTGGTCAAGGCGAACAACAGCTGTTACGGACTTTCTGCAGCAGTCTTCACGGAAAACATCACCAAGGGGCACCAAATGGCGAGAAGGCTACAGGCTGGCATGGTCTTCTTGAATTCTTCGGGCGATACACACTATGGGGTTCCCTTTGGGGGGTATAAATCCTCTGGCATTGGCCGGGAACTCGGACAGTACGCCCTCGATGCATACACGCAGACGAAGGCGGTGCATGTGAATTTGGGAAATTGA